From Heteronotia binoei isolate CCM8104 ecotype False Entrance Well chromosome 3, APGP_CSIRO_Hbin_v1, whole genome shotgun sequence, a single genomic window includes:
- the CWC15 gene encoding spliceosome-associated protein CWC15 homolog, producing MTTAARPTFEPARGGRGKGEGDLSQLSKQYSSRDLPSHTKIKYRQTTQDAPEEVRNRDFRRELEERERVVAREKNRDRPAREHTTSSSVSKKPRLDQIPAANLDADDPLTDEEDEDEDYEEESDDDTAALLAELEKIKKERAEEQARKELEQKAEEERIRMENILSGNPLLNLTGPVQPQATFKVKRRWDDDVVFKNCAKGVDETKKDKRFVNDTLRSEFHKKFMEKYIK from the exons ATGACTACTGCAGCCAGACCGACGTTTGAGCCTgcgagaggagggagaggaaaaggagaaggcgACTTAAGTCAGCTGTCTAAACAATATTCCAGCAGAGATCTTCCTTCTCATACTAAGATCAAATACAG GCAAACCACCCAGGATGCCCCTGAGGAGGTGCGCAACCGGGACTTCCGGAGGGAGCTGGAGGAGAGGGAGCGAGTCGTTGCCAGAGAGAAGAACAGGGACAGGCCAGCGCGAG AACACACAACTTCCTCCTCAGTGTCTAAGAAACCTCGATTAGATCAGATTCCTGCTGCTAACCTGGATGCAGATGATCCATTAACAGAC GAGGAAGACGAGGATGAGGACTACGAAGAAGAGAGTGACGACGACACAGCAGCTCTGTTAGCCGAGCTTGAAAAGATAAAGAAGGAGCGGGCCGAAGAACAAGCCCGAAAG GAGCTAGAGCAGAAAGCCGAAGAGGAGAGGATACGGATGGAGAACATCCTGAGTGGCAACCCGCTGCTGAATCTCACTGGTCCGGTCCAGCCACAGGCCACCTTCAAAGTGAAGAGGAG gtgggaCGATGATGTGGTTTTTAAGAATTGCGCCAAGGGTGTCGACGAAACGAAAAAAGACAAAAGATTTGTCAACGACACGCTGCGGTCAGAATTCCACAAAAAGTTCATGGAAAAATACATCAAATAG